The Rhodopseudomonas palustris genome window below encodes:
- a CDS encoding cupin domain-containing protein: MATLLFADGREATAAEIETIARAHRIVVEHHPVPTALAETLGRPLLDDTAAATVLDALPPRPEFPSRDLIVLHPERPDNEQLATKFENWHRHAGDEIRHILDGAGIFGVIVDGQRADLHVGPGDFIVVPAGLEHNFRLTAARRIKAVRYLSDAEGWSAEFTGRAA; encoded by the coding sequence ATGGCAACTCTCCTGTTCGCCGACGGACGCGAGGCGACCGCCGCGGAGATCGAAACAATCGCACGCGCGCATCGCATCGTGGTGGAGCATCACCCGGTGCCGACGGCACTGGCGGAAACACTGGGGCGACCGCTGCTCGACGACACCGCGGCCGCGACCGTGCTTGACGCACTGCCGCCGCGCCCGGAGTTTCCGTCGCGCGACCTGATCGTGCTGCATCCAGAGCGGCCGGATAACGAGCAGCTCGCCACCAAATTCGAAAACTGGCATCGCCACGCCGGCGACGAGATCCGCCACATTCTCGATGGGGCCGGCATCTTCGGCGTCATTGTTGACGGGCAGCGTGCCGATCTTCACGTTGGTCCAGGCGATTTCATCGTGGTCCCGGCGGGCCTCGAGCACAATTTCCGCCTCACCGCCGCCCGCCGGATCAAAGCCGTGCGCTATCTCAGCGATGCCGAGGGTTGGTCGGCCGAGTTCACCGGTCGAGCTGCCTGA
- a CDS encoding Lrp/AsnC family transcriptional regulator, translating to MSRPLDHLDIKILRLLQENATHSVADIASKVGLSSTPCWKRIQRLQMDGVITGRVALVDQEKIGLGLSVFVFIEAGEQTKEWQASFATTLRGMPEVVEVYRLAGDYDYVLRVVVADMKSFDRFYRRLIKTAELKNVTSRFAMEKIKAITALPVVPPPPQASP from the coding sequence ATGTCACGACCTCTCGATCATCTCGATATCAAGATCCTCCGGCTGCTGCAGGAGAACGCCACCCACTCGGTCGCGGACATCGCCTCCAAGGTGGGGCTGTCGTCGACTCCGTGCTGGAAGCGTATTCAGCGCCTGCAGATGGACGGGGTCATCACCGGCCGTGTCGCACTGGTTGATCAGGAAAAGATCGGGCTCGGCCTGTCGGTGTTCGTCTTCATCGAAGCCGGCGAACAGACCAAGGAATGGCAAGCCTCATTCGCCACAACGCTCCGCGGCATGCCCGAAGTGGTCGAAGTGTACCGGCTTGCTGGTGACTATGACTACGTCCTGCGCGTCGTTGTCGCCGACATGAAGTCGTTCGACCGGTTCTACCGCCGGCTGATCAAGACCGCCGAACTGAAGAACGTCACCTCGCGGTTTGCGATGGAAAAGATCAAGGCGATCACCGCGCTCCCGGTGGTCCCACCGCCGCCGCAAGCCTCGCCATAA